From Sphingomonas hengshuiensis, one genomic window encodes:
- a CDS encoding putative porin: protein MNIFKLLIGTSLTALVLTSATPASAQAVDDIGFDLLQLLVDEGLISREKAQGLLERARASAELRQKREVAANQPAVDIAYVPQVVREEIKAEAKAEMLKEAREGGLLAPDALPAWVKAVKLSGDFRVRFQSERFDPDNFPFFPDVAAINAAGGVADAAGFPLLNSTVNRKRAQFRGRFNVEATVSPNVAVGFGLAGGQVPGAVSTGSLLGDFYDPKGVWIDNIYARFTPAKGVDLTVGRMPNPFYSTDMVWDPDIRPEGAVLSGRYQFNNGIGAFATAGVLPLQERERFADSYLYAGQIGVEAPLTDGISAKLAAAYYYYDNLQSMKNPADGSRLNDWSAPAIVARGNSVFNMRTDGTTTLAGLAANYELVAGTGRIRYSTGEIGVGLTGEVVKNLGLDTAQVARLRGEPGVTPGSLGWQVRLDAGYSSITRPGQWRAAAAYKRIETDAVLDLFTDGEFGLGGTDVKGYVLEAEYGIFTNTGIELRYLSSDSINRPPLAIDVLQINLNTRF from the coding sequence GTGAACATCTTCAAGCTTTTAATTGGAACGAGCCTCACTGCGCTGGTCCTGACGAGCGCGACGCCCGCGTCCGCCCAGGCGGTCGACGACATCGGCTTCGACTTGCTGCAACTGCTCGTCGATGAAGGGCTGATCTCCCGCGAAAAGGCCCAGGGCCTGCTGGAGCGCGCGCGGGCAAGCGCCGAACTGCGCCAGAAGCGCGAAGTCGCGGCGAACCAGCCTGCGGTCGACATCGCCTATGTGCCCCAGGTCGTCCGCGAGGAGATCAAGGCCGAGGCGAAGGCCGAGATGCTCAAGGAGGCGCGCGAAGGCGGTCTGCTGGCGCCCGATGCGCTTCCGGCATGGGTGAAGGCGGTCAAGCTCTCAGGCGATTTCCGCGTGCGTTTCCAGAGCGAACGGTTCGACCCCGACAATTTCCCGTTCTTCCCCGATGTCGCCGCGATCAACGCTGCCGGTGGAGTCGCCGACGCGGCCGGATTCCCGTTGCTCAACTCGACGGTGAACCGCAAGCGGGCGCAGTTCCGCGGACGCTTCAACGTCGAGGCCACCGTCAGTCCCAATGTGGCGGTAGGGTTCGGCCTGGCGGGCGGGCAGGTGCCCGGCGCGGTGTCGACGGGATCGCTGCTGGGCGACTTCTATGATCCCAAGGGCGTGTGGATCGACAATATCTATGCGCGCTTCACCCCGGCCAAGGGCGTGGACCTGACTGTCGGGCGGATGCCCAATCCCTTCTATTCCACCGACATGGTCTGGGACCCCGACATCCGGCCCGAGGGTGCGGTTTTGTCCGGTCGCTATCAATTCAACAATGGCATTGGCGCCTTCGCAACCGCTGGCGTGCTGCCGCTCCAGGAGCGCGAACGGTTCGCGGACAGCTATCTCTATGCCGGTCAGATCGGGGTCGAAGCGCCGTTGACCGACGGCATCTCGGCAAAGCTGGCGGCCGCTTATTATTATTACGACAATCTCCAGAGCATGAAGAACCCAGCCGATGGTTCGCGCCTCAACGACTGGAGCGCCCCCGCAATCGTCGCAAGGGGCAATTCGGTGTTCAACATGCGCACCGACGGCACCACGACGCTGGCCGGGCTCGCCGCCAACTACGAACTGGTCGCGGGTACGGGGCGCATCCGCTATTCGACCGGGGAGATCGGGGTTGGCCTGACGGGCGAGGTCGTGAAGAATCTCGGCCTCGACACTGCCCAGGTCGCCCGCCTGCGCGGCGAACCCGGCGTGACGCCGGGCAGCCTCGGCTGGCAGGTGCGCCTGGACGCAGGCTATTCGAGCATCACCCGGCCGGGCCAGTGGCGCGCGGCGGCGGCGTATAAGCGGATCGAGACCGATGCCGTGCTCGACCTGTTCACCGATGGCGAGTTCGGCCTGGGGGGCACCGACGTCAAGGGATATGTGCTCGAGGCCGAGTATGGGATCTTTACTAACACTGGGATCGAGCTGCGCTATCTGAGCTCGGATTCGATCAACCGGCCCCCGCTCGCGATCGACGTGCTCCAGATCAACCTGAACACCCGGTTCTGA